In the Solanum pennellii chromosome 5, SPENNV200 genome, one interval contains:
- the LOC107019938 gene encoding uncharacterized protein LOC107019938 isoform X2, whose protein sequence is MSEIFQEPKGLKSMSVGFSSHNQSCRGKQRKMDEHGGSKVTGIKQIVRLKEFLSKWQHVTLGPKGNGNNCNNNNNNNNNNLGSSLKYGSNSPRGISPSISMRLWNYNIYCDSDEESCQSPEPPHGVPRGYLAVYVGPELRRFIIPTSYLSDPLFKLLLEKVEEEFGFDHTGGLTIPCEIETFKFLMKCMENHQRDQPSSSLHQHHSGY, encoded by the coding sequence ATGAGTGAAATATTCCAAGAGCCTAAGGGCTTAAAATCAATGTCAGTTGGATTTTCATCTCATAATCAATCATGTCGCGGTAAGCAAAGGAAAATGGATGAACATGGAGGAAGCAAGGTGACAGGCATCAAGCAGATTGTAAGACTAAAAGAATTTCTAAGTAAATGGCAACATGTCACACTTGGTCCTAAGGGAAATGGTAACAattgcaacaacaacaacaacaacaacaataataatctTGGATCATCGTTGAAATACGGTAGCAATTCCCCTAGAGGAATATCACCTTCGATTAGTATGAGGTTGTGGAATTACAATATATATTGTGATTCAGATGAAGAGAGTTGTCAAAGTCCAGAGCCACCCCATGGTGTCCCTAGAGGCTATTTGGCTGTTTATGTTGGACCGGAGCTTCGGAGGTTTATAATTCCCACAAGTTATCTTAGTGATCCATTGTTTAAATTATTGCTGGAAAAAGTTGAGGAAGAGTTTGGGTTTGATCATACTGGTGGACTCACTATACCTTGTGAGATTGAGACCTTCAAGTTTCTCATGAAGTGCATGGAAAATCATCAAAGAGATCAACCTTCCTCTTCTCTTCATCAACACCATTCTG
- the LOC107019938 gene encoding uncharacterized protein LOC107019938 isoform X1: MSEIFQEPKGLKSMSVGFSSHNQSCRGKQRKMDEHGGSKVTGIKQIVRLKEFLSKWQHVTLGPKGNGNNCNNNNNNNNNNLGSSLKYGSNSPRGISPSISMRLWNYNIYCDSDEESCQSPEPPHGVPRGYLAVYVGPELRRFIIPTSYLSDPLFKLLLEKVEEEFGFDHTGGLTIPCEIETFKFLMKCMENHQRDQPSSSLHQHHSGSKLIVE, encoded by the exons ATGAGTGAAATATTCCAAGAGCCTAAGGGCTTAAAATCAATGTCAGTTGGATTTTCATCTCATAATCAATCATGTCGCGGTAAGCAAAGGAAAATGGATGAACATGGAGGAAGCAAGGTGACAGGCATCAAGCAGATTGTAAGACTAAAAGAATTTCTAAGTAAATGGCAACATGTCACACTTGGTCCTAAGGGAAATGGTAACAattgcaacaacaacaacaacaacaacaataataatctTGGATCATCGTTGAAATACGGTAGCAATTCCCCTAGAGGAATATCACCTTCGATTAGTATGAGGTTGTGGAATTACAATATATATTGTGATTCAGATGAAGAGAGTTGTCAAAGTCCAGAGCCACCCCATGGTGTCCCTAGAGGCTATTTGGCTGTTTATGTTGGACCGGAGCTTCGGAGGTTTATAATTCCCACAAGTTATCTTAGTGATCCATTGTTTAAATTATTGCTGGAAAAAGTTGAGGAAGAGTTTGGGTTTGATCATACTGGTGGACTCACTATACCTTGTGAGATTGAGACCTTCAAGTTTCTCATGAAGTGCATGGAAAATCATCAAAGAGATCAACCTTCCTCTTCTCTTCATCAACACCATTCTG GATCTAAGCTTATTGTTGAGTGA